The genome window GTTCGCCAATGCGTGTGCCCCCGGGCTCACGCGTGGCCAGCACGTCGTAGCTCCGGGCGCTCAGCCATTCCGCCAGCAGGCGCACCTGGGTGGTTTTGCCACACCCTTCTGGCCCCTCGAAGGTCACGAACAGCGCCGGCATGGCGGCTTCTCACACCTGGTCGCCGCGGAAGATGCGCACCCGCCGGTACGGCTCGCGGCCTGTGCTCTCGGAGAGCAGGTGGGCCTGGCGGGCCATGCGGTGCTGTTCACGGCGCACTTCCGCGGATTGAGGGGAAAGCTCGACGAACTTGGCGCCGGCCAGCACCTGCTGGATGGCGGATTCGGTCTCCGCCATGGCCTCCGCGAAGTCATCCACCGGCGTCACGTTCAGGCCGAAGATATTGGCCAGCGCCTCCTGAATCTGCACCACCGTGTTGGAGCGCAGGACATAGACCATGATGCCGCGGTCCTCGGCCTCGGTGAGGGGCTGGGGCCGCCGGCGGTAGTAGTTCTTGAGCGTCAGCACCACATCTGCGTCGCTGAGGTCGCGCACGGTGATGGCCGGCACCTGCAG of Anaerolineae bacterium contains these proteins:
- a CDS encoding AAA family ATPase; this encodes LQVPAITVRDLSDADVVLTLKNYYRRRPQPLTEAEDRGIMVYVLRSNTVVQIQEALANIFGLNVTPVDDFAEAMAETESAIQQVLAGAKFVELSPQSAEVRREQHRMARQAHLLSESTGREPYRRVRIFRGDQV